In Carya illinoinensis cultivar Pawnee chromosome 6, C.illinoinensisPawnee_v1, whole genome shotgun sequence, a single genomic region encodes these proteins:
- the LOC122312737 gene encoding uncharacterized protein LOC122312737 has translation MKLLAWNYRGLGNPRTVRELHLLVKEKVPQVVFISETKCNRERVEKIRNILGLTHSFVVDSRGKSGGLAMLWSENTNASLFSYSRHHISLELLSEEGASKCHVTGFYGDSVVEKRRACWDLLRVLRPESNCPWLCMGDFNELLSNEEKYGAADRPFLQMERFREALDECELSDLGFIGSRFTWSNKMEGRAFIKERLDRAFGNSSWCNMFDTSSVYVLPVIASDHAPLLVHCFNSQEEQQVHKRVSRYEALWSKKQDCKDIIKRTWVSLRGRYSSLKIVQSALASSMV, from the coding sequence ATGAAACTCTTAGCTTGGAACTatagagggcttgggaaccctcgtacAGTTCGAGAGCTTCACCTTTTGGTGAAAGAAAAGGTCCCACAGGTTGTATTCATTTCTGAAACTAAATGTAACCGAGAGAGAGTAGAGAAGATCAGGAACATATTGGGGTTAACTCACAGTTTTGTAGTTGATAGTAGGGGGAAGAGTGGGGGCCTGGCTATGTTATGGAGTGAGAATACTAATGCCTCTTTGTTCTCATATTCAAGGCACCATATTTCCTTAGAGCTTTTATCTGAGGAGGGAGCCAGTAAATGTCATGTAACAGGTTTCTATGGGGATTCTGTAGTGGAGAAAAGGAGAGCCTGTTGGGATTTATTGAGAGTATTGAGACCAGAAAGTAATTGTCCTTGGCTGTGCATGGGTGACTTTAATGAGCTGCTGTCAAATGAGGAAAAGTATGGGGCAGCTGATAGACCTTTTCTCCAAATGGAAAGGTTCCGAGAGGCATTGGATGAATGTGAGCTCAGTGATTTGGGTTTTATTGGCTCAAGGTTCACATGGAGTAATAAAATGGAGGGGAGGGCTTTTATCAAGGAAAGACTAGATAGGGCTTTTGGGAATTCAAGTTGGTGTAATATGTTTGATACCTCCTCTGTCTATGTGTTACCTGTCATAGCCTCTGATCATGCACCACTTTTAGTTCATTGTTTTAATTCTCAGGAGGAACAGCAAGTACACAAAAGAGTCAGCAGATATGAAGCTCTCTGGTCAAAGAAACAGGATTGCAAGGATATTATTAAAAGGACCTGGGTCTCATTAAGGGGTAGATACAGTAGTTTGAAGATTGTACAATCTGCACTTGCAAGTTCTATGGTTTAG
- the LOC122312736 gene encoding uncharacterized protein LOC122312736, translating to MECELSSLCEGLKLTEDEQQEVVISNDEVLSSVNKSKHCIMFCVMSDREVNRGAIKSTLLRVWQVEGKAIIKDVGRNKFLLECKNVSDKRRIMKGRPWSFDKNLVCMQDCEGFNFIKEILFIKEPFWIQCYDLPFAGMNQITGSNIGSSVGDVLQVDTDSSGICWGQFLRIKVMVDVTKPLARGRFLTIGDKKHWISFKYERLPNFCYSCGRFNHSEGRCDNLDHGKVSSAGFDQQYGAWLRASTRNSVTLPVNVSGPSSPSGSSEKIRRADSGGSHCQSANNGKASTEAEIKARDKDLHIHKDGEKISDDVVGKDDGVSSLWKVNSRRFETLGAIYAEEENGGAASSPKEILSKLKAVETGPTAFTPKDTF from the coding sequence ATGGAGTGTGAGTTGTCATCCTTGTGTGAGGGTCTGAAGTTGACAGAAGACGAGCAACAGGAGGTGGTGATCAGCAATGATGAGGTTTTGTCTTCTGTCAATAAGAGTAAGCATTGTATCATGTTCTGTGTGATGTCGGACAGAGAGGTTAACAGAGGTGCAATCAAGAGTACACTGTTACGAGTGTGGCAAGTGGAAGGTAAGGCAATTATCAAGGATGTGGGGCGGAACAAGTTCTTACTTGAGTGCAAGAATGTGTCAGATAAGAGGAGGATTATGAAGGGGCGTCCGTGGTCCTTTGATAAGAATCTTGTTTGCATGCAAGACTGCGAAGGTTTCAACTTCATAAAGGAGATATTGTTTATTAAGGAACCTTTTTGGATTCAGTGTTATGACTTGCCTTTTGCAGGCATGAATCAAATCACTGGTTCAAACATAGGATCATCAGTGGGGGATGTCCTTCAAGTGGATACAGACAGTAGTGGGATCTGCTGGGGTCAGTTTTTAAGGATTAAAGTAATGGTAGATGTAACTAAACCTCTTGCGAGAGGACGATTCCTTACGATAGGTGATAAAAAGCATTGGatttctttcaaatatgaaaggctTCCAAATTTTTGCTATTCTTGTGGTAGGTTTAATCATTCAGAAGGGCGTTGTGATAATTTGGATCATGGGAAAGTCTCTAGTGCAGGCTTTGATCAGCAGTATGGTGCTTGGCTGAGGGCAAGCACAAGGAACTCAGTAACACTTCCAGTCAATGTTAGTGGTCCGTCATCTCCCAGTGGTTCATCGGAGAAGATCCGACGTGCAGATTCCGGTGGGTCTCACTGTCAGTCAGCTAATAATGGCAAGGCTTCCACCGAGGCAGAAATCAAGGCAAGAGATAAGGATCTGCATATACATAAGGATGGTGAGAAAATTTCGGATGATGTAGTTGGAAAGGATGATGGGGTATCTAGTTTATGGAAAGTGAACTCACGTAGATTTGAAACATTAGGAGCAATCTACGCAGAAGAGGAAAATGGGGGGGCTGCCTCGTCCCCGAAGGAAATACTTTCCAAGTTAAAAGCTGTTGAAACTGGCCCTACAGCTTTTACTCCCAAAGATACATTCTAG
- the LOC122312328 gene encoding ACT domain-containing protein ACR4-like codes for MAYISEVNTSFSHDLDDEYGKLFRRLNPPRVAIDNEAYKNATVIRADSANKHGILLEVVQVLTDLNLTITKAYISSDGGWFMDVFYVTDQDGNKVTDEGILDYIQKSLGPDACFSSRMRSVGVIPSLDHTAIELTGSDRPGLLSEVCAVLMNLKCNVVSAEVWTHNARAAAVMHVTDEETGCAVTDPERLSRIKELLCNLLKGSNKSSAAKTVVSHGITHTERRLHQMMFADRDYERADDDASDEKQRPNVNVVNWYDKGYSVVTIRSKDRPKLLFDTVCTLTDMQYVVFHANIDAEGPEAYQEYYIRHVDGCPVKSDAERERVIQCLEAAIERRVSEGLKLELCTTDRVGLLSDVTRIFRENSLTVTRAEVTTKAGQAVNTFYVRDASGYPIDSKTIDSIRQAIGKAILKVKGNPEDLKPVPQGSATKFLFGGLFKSRSFANFGLVRSYS; via the exons ATGG CTTACATTTCGGAGGTCAACACAAGCTTTTCACATGACTTGGATGATGAATATGGGAAACTTTTTCGGAGATTGAATCCACCCAG ggTTGCGATTGATAATGAGGCCTACAAGAATGCAACAGTGATACGG GCTGACAGTGCAAACAAGCACGGAATACTTCTCGAAGTAGTACAAGTCCTAACCGACCTTAACCTTACCATAACTAAAGCTTACATATCTTCTGATGGTGGATGGTTTATGGATG TTTTTTATGTCACCGATCAAGATGGAAATAAGGTTACAGATGAAGGAATTTTGGACTATATTCAAAAG TCTCTTGGACCAGACGCATGCTTCTCATCCCGTATGAGATCTGTTGGGGTCATACCATCATTGGACCACACTGCAATTGAGCTAACTGGAAGTGACCGACCAGGGCTTCTTTCTGAAGTGTGTGCTGTCCTCATGAATCTTAAATGCAATGTAGTGAGCGCAGAGGTCTGGACACACAACGCCCGGGCTGCAGCTGTGATGCATGTGACTGATGAGGAAACAGGGTGTGCAGTTACTGATCCAGAGAGGCTATCTAGGATTAAGGAACTTCTCTGTAATTTACTTAAGGGCAGCAACAAATCCAGTGCAGCTAAGACTGTGGTCTCTCATGGGATTACACACACCGAGAGAAGGCTTCACCAGATGATGTTTGCTGATAGGGATTATGAACGAGCTGATGATGATGCCTCAGATGAGAAGCAAAGACCTAATGTGAATGTTGTCAATTGGTATGATAAAGGCTACTCTGTGGTTACAATCCGGAGTAAAGATCGGCCGAAGCTTCTCTTTGATACAGTCTGCACATTGACAGACATGCAATATGTGGTTTTTCATGCAAATATTGACGCTGAGGGTCCAGAAGCTTATCAG GAATACTATATTAGGCATGTAGATGGTTGCCCTGTGAAATCAGATgcggagagagaaagagtgatACAATGTCTTGAAGCAGCTATAGAGAGGAGAGTCTCTGAG GGCTTGAAGCTAGAACTCTGCACTACCGACAGGGTTGGGCTGCTATCTGATGTCACTCGCATCTTTCGTGAAAATAGCCTCACTGTCACCAGAGCCGAAGTTACAACTAAAGCAGGTCAAGCTGTTAATACGTTTTATGTTCGTGATGCATCTGGGTATCCTATTGATTCTAAGACTATAGATTCCATTCGGCAAGCAATCGGCAAGGCAATACTTAAAGTGAAAGGCAATCCTGAAGACTTAAAACCTGTTCCTCAGGGGTCTGCAACTAAGTTCCTCTTTGGTGGTCTCTTCAAGTCTAGATCCTTTGCTAACTTTGGCTTGGTTAGGTCCTATTCCTGA